In the Callospermophilus lateralis isolate mCalLat2 chromosome 7, mCalLat2.hap1, whole genome shotgun sequence genome, GGTTATACTATACTGCTTTCATTGGTCAGAAAacgcataaaaaaaccaaaccaaatcgAAAAAATAATAGCTTCATGTCTTTAAGTCTGAAAAACTGTTAGCACTTGAAAAACTTGAAATATAAATAACAGAActcttttaagatttttaaagggaaattagaAATTTGGAGAATGCAAAGTACTGTACCATGATTCACTTTTCTTTTTACTGGTATGCCCGTGGTTTCCCTCCCATCCACTATCTGGACTATTTTGAACTCTCATTTAATCATTTAGTTTCTTATTTTGATTACAAAAATAAGTTTTCTGTGTTCTTTCAAGCTATTTTGGGACAACATTCTACAGAAAGGTAGGTTGGGCTAGGCCCATCTCTGGGATTTCAGCTTAGAGTGAGGGGCAGAAGCTTATTCTCTAGGAATACAATGGGGTGTGGGGAGAGGGTAATTAATATTCATGAGGTCAGAATGGGAGGAACTGGAGCCAGGAGATTTGATCCTGTCCCTCCATTGACAAGAGCACACAGAAAGAGACACGCGGGCgcgcgcacgcgcgcgcgcgcgcacgcacacacacacacacacacacacacacacgaatgttTCTATAATGACAGGCTCTGCGTGTGCTGGGAGGAAAGGTTTGCAAAACAAGTTAGTGAGCAAGGAGTGCAGGTGGGGCTGGCCTAGTTCTCCTGCCTTTGTCCACAGTCTGGGAGGCTCAGAAGACTCCCCTGAGAAATTGACCTCAGAGCCTGAGGTCAGAGTGGAAATAACTAGGCCCAGGAAGTGGTGAGGGGAGCAGAGGGGCCATCGCTCGCCAGGCAGAGTGAATTGCTTGTTCAGAGGCTTTTGGCAGGAAGAAGCTGTGTATAGTAGAGGAACTGAAAGCTGACAGAGAGGCTAAGGAGCAGGGTAAGTGAAGCTGGAAGGCAAGATGGTATAtacagaggttattcagagttgaGCAGGGAGGGCCTGTGTGATCCTGTAGGCCATCCATTGTTTAGCTCTCCTGACAAAGAGCCACTTCCGGACCAGGCAAAAGGTTAGGGTGGTGATGAGGTGGAAATGTAGAGAGAGAGCCACTTAAGAGATGTAAGGTAGAGCCCAACTGGCATGGGAGAGGGTCAGCAGCTACCCAGGCTCTGACTGAGTAACAAAGGGATCCTCGTCCAGGGGACAAGGGCTCTGAGCCACTGTTGTTGTCAGTTTCTTATTTTCAGTGTGAGGAACCGGTACTTGGCTCTCCAGGTTCACAGATGCACAGTTTAATTTTATGTCTTTTCTTTGGAATAGAGGCTCATAGTTGGAGAAGGAGTGAGCAGGAGGTAGAAGAGGCAGCCAGCAGGAGGAGAGGCCCGCaggaggggtgagaggtggagggGAATGTACGGGAGCACCCAAACAGTCAGGCATATTACTGTACTCCAGTAAGTGGGCAATGGCATTATGTGTGAAAAAGATGTGTAtccattaattaaaatattttattgctaaaaACTGTTTAAGATCATCTGAGCTGTTGGGAAAATGGTGCTAATAGATTTCCTCCATGCAGGGTTGCCACACATCTTCAAATTCCATAAAATACAGCATTAAAGTGAAGTGCAATGAAATGTGCTTGTACCCCTcttcccccgccaaaaaaaaaaaaaaaaaaaaaaaaaaaaaagaaagaaaaaagaaaaggaaacccaaacaagaaacaaaaataaaacctaaagggAATCAGGAAATCAGAGAAGACGGCTGGCTCCGAAGATACCAAGGGCCATCATAGGAGGAAAGAGAAGCTGGGAAACACTGAAATGGAGGAATCTTGGGATATGAACGCTCTAAAGAATGCCAGTCTAGTCAAACTCTCTCAATGTGCCACGGAGAAAATCACtttcaatgttttattttattgtaaataTAATCCTTACACTTGTAAACATTTCGGAAGACTTAAAAGGGCAAAGCCAATTAAAATCACCTGTAGTGCGTTCCACCTGGAGACATCCACGGCTAAGCCCAAGCCTTTCCTCCTCCCTTTTTCTTCGCATTTTTAACACTGTCCGAGTTGTGACATATATACACCTTGACGTACTTTAAAAAACACTAAGAGAACAGTTGTAAAGCATCCCAAATTCTGTTTCAAACGGCTTAATGAGCGAAACAGATGCTAAGACCAGGTAATTGCGAAATCTAGCGTCGGAGCGACAGCGCTGGGACTCCTCCCACCCTGTCAGGGCTCTGGGGAGCTGGAATAGCCTAAGGGACTCCGGCAGAAGAGCGGAGCGCCGGCCGCCCGGAGTGAGTTTGTGGCCTAGAGCCAAGCGAGCTGAGCCTGCAGGTGGCGAGGCGTGCGGAGGAGCGCAGAGGGCTTTGCCCAATGTTGCTCGGAGCCCACGAGGTTCCTACGCCCGGCGACATGGGATGCGCGTGGTTCCTGCTGCTGTGGGTGCTTTCCCAGCTTTCGGGAAATTATGAGGGTGAGTGGAACCAGGGCGAGGGGAAGCTCTCCCTAGAGCACGGAGAAAAGGGGTTGCGCTGGGGTGAGGGAGACCCACGGTGGGGGCAAAAGAATGAGGCTTGGTCTCGGGATCCCGGGCTCAGGGAGCCTGCAGAGAACCGGCTCTGGCCTCGGAGACGCGGCGCGGCTCGGGGCTCGCAATCACCACTCGTGCGTCCCAGTCTCCTTTCCTGAGGCCGTTTCCCGGCCCCTCCCACCCGCTTCTTCTCATTATGCCGTCTGCTGTACACCTCCAAGCTTCACTCATTCTCAGTCCCGCAAAAGAATCTCACCTTCCTCTGGCTCCAGACCTCGTCCTTTCCCAGCAACACCTCCACACGCGCGGAGGGCGTGGCGTGGCTGGGGGAGCTGCAGACGCACAGCTGGAGCAACGCCGCGGACACTATTCGTTTTGTGAAGCCCTGGGCTCGCGGCACGTTCAGCAGCCAGCAATGGGACAAGATGCAGCACCTGTATCTGGGCTTCCGAAGCAGTTTCACCAAAGATATTCGGAAGTTCGCTCAAATGCTGCGCTTCAAGTGTGAGTTGAGGGATGGGATCCTGGGCGGGCACTTGAGGCTTGAGAATGAGCTCAGAAAGAAGACAAGAGACTGCTCCCACCAGATGAAATTCTGTTTTTGAACCTCTTCAAATTTCCACTGCTGCCTGGAGATGCTCCTGTTTCTTCTGAAAACAACACCTTGTTCCTGCCTACTCCTGACCACCAACTTATTTCCCTCCACTATAGGTTCTCAATATAACTCTCATAACAGTTTCTTCTCCTTTGTCCCCGTCTTTTAAACCCTTCTTTGATTTCTACACGTTTCTCTCCACAGATCCCATGGAGCTGCAGCTGTCTGGTGGCTGTGAGGTGCAccctgggaacatctcagaacacTTTCTCCATGTAGCATATCAAGGAGAATATATCCTGAGTTTCCAAGGAACTGCTTGGGAGCCTGCCCCACAGGCCCCCCAGTGGGTAGATTTGGTCATCAAAGACCTCAACCAGGACCAAGGGACAAGGAAAACAGTACAGTGGCTCCTCAATGACATCTGTCCAGAATATGTCAATGACGTCTTAGAGACAGGGAAGTCAGAACTGGAGAAACAAGGTCCATCTGTTGTCCTCTCCTCCTGTTACTCAGGCTTCTTCTAGGTTTTGCTATCCAAGGGTTTGGTTTCCTTTAAGCATCAGACAAAGAGCAAGACATAGAGGGGATGGATAAGGCATGAGGTATTTGTTCATATCACCCAGTGTCACTGGGTACCTGCTGGGTTTCATGAGTTGAATTAAATCAAGACTGTGGGTCAGATTTGATTCAGACAGTGTTTGAGACATGCTGTGTGCTCCAGCTGAGCTCAGGGTGTTAGAGTAGGGAGGCGAGGCATTTATGGGGCACTGGGATTCGGGGAGGGGAAGGAGTATCAGGGATGGGTCTCCTGGGCAAGGTGACCCAAAGGGATCAAAGCTACCTGGAGACTTCACCTCCAGGAGTGGACCTTTGGGGAGCATGAACCTGGGAGGAGGCCTGGGACCTCTGATGCAGAGTTCTCACCTTATGGTTTCCTCATCCCTTATTGGATACAGTGAAGCCCAAGGCCTGGCTGTCCACTGGCCCCAGTCCTGGGTCTGGCCGTCTGCTGCTGGTGTGCCATGTGTCTGGCTTCTACCCAAAGCCCGTGTGGGTGATGTGGATGCGAGGTGAGCAGGAGCAGCTGGGCACTCAGAGAGGTGACTTCCTGCCCAATGGTGATGAGACGTGGTATCTCCGAGCAACCCTGGACGTGACAGCTGGGGAGGCGGCTGGCCTGGCCTGCAGGGTGAAGCACAGCAGCCTAGGAGGGCAGGACCTCGTTCTCTACTGGGGTgagaaagggctggggctgtgttgGAAATGGAGGCAGGTGGTTCTCAAGCGTAGAGGGAGCGACTGTGAAGGATGGAGTTGGCACACCAACTAGGAGGGCTAGAAGGATGGATTTCAGACAGAGTAAAGAGGAAAATAGGACTGACATCCGATGTATTAATACAAGATGAAATGGGACTCATAATCTTGGAGATCTGGAAATTGTTGGCAAATAATGAATCCCTGGAAGCTGGGCATGACAGCACTCATCTGTATTCCCAGCTTctggggaggctgatgcaggagaattCCAAGTAGATGGCCAGCCTCGCCAaattagggagaccttgtctcaaaaagtaaaggctagggatgcagctcagtggtttgTCCCAGACTCTAGGGTTCAACcagcagcactgcatataaaatgaaaacagaatCTGGGAAGATTCATTTCCCAGCAGAATGGGGATCAGGGACTTATGAAAAGCAGGTTAACAAGGAGAGCTGTGGTTTACTGAGTGCTTCCTGCGTGGGGACCTGGCCACTCTGCATCCAGTGCTTTACCTGAGCATCACCACTCTCCTTTGAAGCAGTTACTGTTATTCTATTTTAcgaatgaggaaattgaggctgaGATAGGCTAACTACCCAGAGTCTCACAGAAGGTGGAAGAGCTGGATATCGATTCGGGTCTGCCTGGCTACACAGCTTCACCTGTATGCTATGTTATTATATAGTGAAATGAACTGTAGTGAAGGTGCCTAGACCCTGTGAAAATGTGGGGAGTTGAAACTTCTGAGGAATAGAAGTTGATGCTCTAAATAGGGGGAGGGAAAAGTCAGCGCCTAGCCCCTCAGATGTGCTAGACCAGGGAACTTGATACAGGGTCCTGTGTCCCCTGCAGGTGGGAGCCACACCTCTGTGGGCTTGGTCATCCTGGCGGTACTGGCTTGCCTGGTGCTGCTCTTTGTGCTCATTCTAGGCTTCTATTGGATCAGGAGACACCGGTGAGTCTCCCCTTCCATCTGCTccttctctcgctctctctcctccctcccctgttcCTGTTTTCTGAatggtgtctccctttctcttccctcACAGCTCCTATGACGACATCTTGTGAGTCTTCTGGACACCTGCCTGTCTGAAGCCCAAGACCTCAGGTCCCCAGAACTGCAGTCTTTGCCTGCTTAGGAATGGAGGATGAATGGAGAGTTAACCTggagaagtaaaaaagaaaagcgTCATCTGCATCTTGTTAATGTTTATCTAAAGAGTTCGAGTCCTGTTTCTTGTATGACAAGTTTTTAAGCCCAAGTGATTCTGTGCAAAGAGGAACACCAACTCCTCTGATGACCTGCTGGCAATGAGCAGGTAAGGGCTGGGGTAGCAGTGCCCTGGTTGGCCATGGAGTGACAGGGTCTTCCTGAGCTGGGAAAACGTGTTCTTTGtaaaggtaatagctgcagtgacCAGCTGTCAAGTGCCCAGTCAAACTCTGGCCTGATTGCAGCCTATGTTTCTcccgaaaactggaaatctagaaTTTTATGTGACAGGTgatttaaaaagttaacttgtctTTGGACAAAATATTCTTTGTGATAAATAAGCATTGCTGACTGGTCCTATCTCATGTGCACCCAGATCAAGTCTCCTTTCCTTCTTCAACACCCCTTCACCACAAAGACTTTTGTGAGCCATGAAGAACTGATGTATTTCTCCCCTGAGCACCCACGTTATAAAATATTATCAGTGTTTCTCAACGCTTTTTggagtaaaataaatttaaaatataactgTCGTACAAGAAGATGCTCCTAGTTACAGTTCAACGAATTATACTAATATCTACACCCATGTATCTCTTCTCCCGTCTTCCCAGAGCTCACAGAAACTTTTTCGTTCCCCAAAGTCTCTCATGTCTCCTTGTTAATCCCAGCATTAGTCAACAGTGATCTGTATTCtgcctctttttgttttatcaaaattttatataaatggaatgggATGTTTCTGTTCTTCACTTGACACaatgtgtttgagactcattcaTCACTAGTTCCTTTCTTTTAGTTTTTGTGGAGCATTTCCTTACGTGGGAATACATACTAACCTTTATGGATTAAGCTAGTTACAAAAATTTGGTGATTTATAATCCTGGGTTCTCAGGAATgaagctgctgtgaacatttatGCCCTGTCTTTTTGTGCATTTGCTTTTACTTGAGTAAATCCCAAGGAGTGGAACTGCTAAAATCAATGGTATATCTTTTTTTAATCTATTGGTCATTTAGGAGTATATTATGGCCAGGTGCagtgctgcacacctgtaatcccagatgctctggaggctgagacaggaggatcgcgagttcaaagccagcctcagcaacagcgaggcactaagcaactcaatgagaccctgtctccaaataaaataaaaaataggattgggtatgtgactcagtagttgagtgcccctgagttcaatccccagtacctcgccCTGCTCAATAATACTACATTATGTAATTATCAAATGTTTGCTGGTTTTGCGTGGGTGTTTTAGTTATTGGATTTGAGTTTAATTCCCAAAATAGATTTTGTGTGATTTCAATCTTTTAAAATCTACTGAGAGTTGTTTGATGTATGCAGTGTATCTGTGAAAATATTCCATGTGTATTTGAAAATAAAGTGTTCTGCTGTTGGGTGAACTGCCTTATAAATGTCCATTAGTTTGCTCTTCAAATCGTCTATATCATTACTGGTTTTCTGCTTACTTGCTCTATTACTTACTGAGATAGGAGAGTTGAAATCTCCTACTATATTTGTGGATGTAAATGTTTTCCCTTTCATTTCTAACTTTTTGTTCTATTTGCTCCAGGTTTTTTGAAGTTCTAttattatgtgcatatataagaTTACATATAAATCTCCTGAATTCTACTCTGACATTAAAATAGTCACCCTTGTTTTCTCTTTTCAGGTTTTGCTAAGTATATCTTTTACCAGTGTCGACTCTGAATTTTAGtttgatttattcatttatttattgattctttctttctagatatacatgagagtatagtgtattttgacatattatacatacatagaataagtataactttttccaattaggatccctttattgtggttgtacatgatgtggagttacattggtcatttattcatatatgaaggtaggaaaattatgtccaattcattctactgctgTCTTTGTTCTTTAGTGTGTTTTACGTAGACTGAAGATAGTtggattttacttttttattttacatgtCAACCTATGACTTTTTAATGAGTGTTTTGACCATTTGCATGTAATGTACTATATGAATACACTATATTAATGCATGTCATGTACTACATATAATTTGATGTATTACGGCAATATAATTTGGGGTATGGCTTTAGTCTACTGTCTTGCCATTAGTTTCTTATAGGTCCCACGTTTCTTGTTCCTTTTTAGGACTTTGTTGACAACCAAGAGTAGCTTCTTAGCTATGTTTCTATAAGTACATCAGTGCTCCAGCAttcactataattttttttttgtatcacagaCTAGTTTTAAATAACATTATATCACATAATAGATATTTAAGAACTGTGCAGTAGTATAGTTCCATTTTTTCCCCTCTTAACCTTTGTGTATGAGTAacatacattttaattttatgtatgaAATTAATTTACAATAATTGAtcactgtttttaaaaaaatatatttatttattctagtttgttatacatgacagcagaatgcatttcacttcatagtacacatgtagagcacaatttttcatgtctctggttgtacacaaagtagagtcacaccattcatgactttatacatatacttagggtaatgatgtccatattccaccatctttcctactcccatgtccactcccttcccttccctccccttcgacctatctaaagttcctccattccttccatgcttcctgccattatggatcagtatcaacatatcaaagaaaacatccagcctttggttttttgggattggcttacttcacttagcatgatattc is a window encoding:
- the LOC143403438 gene encoding antigen-presenting glycoprotein CD1d-like, with amino-acid sequence MQHLYLGFRSSFTKDIRKFAQMLRFKYPMELQLSGGCEVHPGNISEHFLHVAYQGEYILSFQGTAWEPAPQAPQWVDLVIKDLNQDQGTRKTVQWLLNDICPEYVNDVLETGKSELEKQVKPKAWLSTGPSPGSGRLLLVCHVSGFYPKPVWVMWMRGEQEQLGTQRGDFLPNGDETWYLRATLDVTAGEAAGLACRVKHSSLGGQDLVLYWGGSHTSVGLVILAVLACLVLLFVLILGFYWIRRHRSYDDIL